AAGAAACCCCCTTTGTGGTGATTTTTTCTGAGTCATTCTTAGATTGAAGTTCCTCATTACCTTTTTTATGCATTCTCAAACAAATCCTTCTCCCAAAACCCGTTCTCTAACATTGCCCATGTTCTCTAAACTTGGGTCTACATTGTTTTCGACAAAGGTTGCTGCAAATCACTCAATTGTTCTTTGTTAAAGTTGTTGTTTTCGTTTATTTATTCGTACTTATGCGCATGTAGATCGCTGAAATTATGTTTTCCCCAGATCTGTTACGGATGCGATAACGGATGCTTTCAAACgttaattacttaattatcTTTGTTGGAGTTGTTGTCCATGTGTCGTTGTCTTATAGGTGCGTACCATCACCTGGCAAGTGCCACGTGGTAGTACCGTACTATTGTATAATTTCTCCATGCGGTGTTGGTCGTTTAGGCTCATGGgttgttttagggttttagttACGTTGGGTATATGAGCTTTGTTTGGACTTATGATTAATTATGGTGATGTGGACTAGTAGTTTTAGCGTGACTTTTGTCTGTTATAGTTTTGATTTTAGCATGTTGAAGTTTATCTAATGAAAGTTTCTATTTGATGAAATAAAAAAGCGACAAAAATGTAatccaacaaaagaaaagaacttttTTATTCTGAAAAGGGAAAATCCCTTCCAGCCTGTGCTCAACAATTTGAGCTcgatatatgaaaaaaataacaataataataataataataataataatttgagcTGGATTTGCTGAAGGTCTAATGTTAAAATGGCGGCCGCCAGGTACTGGCAGCCCTTGATTTTCGCATAGCAAGAAAGACATCATCATTTCTTTGCAATCTCCTTCCCACTTGGGCTTTCATTTCAATTCCATTTTCTACAAcagaatgaaaaaataaaatccctaaCTTCGAATGCAGAGCTAAAATCCCTCCCTTCCCATGGCCTGCTTTCGTAGGCTGCTTCCTCTCTGCTCTTCCATCAAcgtaactctctctctctctctctctctctcacagatATATGCATGTATATGTGTGCTCTTCCTCTCTAATCATGTTTGTTTCTGATTTGTTGCAGAGGACGACCTTTTCATCTTCTGGTTCTGGAGTTGTACAAGGTTCTCTgcttctctctgtctctctgtctctgtctgtctgtctgtctctcgGTGTGTTGAATGTAGGGCTACAAATATGTGCAACAATGTgtattgaatatatatatatatatatatatatatatatatatatattatatttggGAATGGTAAATACGTAATTAGTGGTGTACATAATGAGAATTGTATTGGAGTGCATCTAATATGTTGTAAGTGTGTGTATTGATCATTATGGACGATTACAGTTGTTCTATTTACTTAAATTTAGGTTTTCGAAGCTACGGTGGAATTGCTTCGCCGGAGCAAACTCTGTTGAAATTGGAAGATGCAGAGACTCGAGCTGGAGCTGATACTTTAGTTCTTGATGATGAGATAGCACAAATTGGACGTGAATTTCATGCCGCGAAGCAGAGTTTCCTCAGGGTTCCAGAGGCACTTAAAGCAATGCCTAAAATGAATCCGGAAGGTTTGCCAGTGTATTCTTGGTTCTCAGTTAAGCTTCATTAGTCATGataattgtgatattgattagtttcttatattgaaattaGGGATATATGTAAATAAAAACCTGAGATTGGACAGTATTCAAGTTTATGGATTTGACTATGACTACACACTGGCTCATTACTCATCCAATTTACAGAGCTTGATATATGATCTTGCAAAGGAGCATATGGTAAATGAGGTTAGTTTACACCCATTTAAGCGATGCTGATATAATTTCATGGGGCTATCCTTTACATGTAAGCCTTGTGTAATTTGATATATTCGTTTGTGGTTGTTTCAGTTTCATTATCCTGAAATTTGCATGGAATTTAAGTACGATCCGACTTTTCCAATCAGAGGATTGTACTATGATAAGCTAAAAGGGTGTCTCTTGAAGCTGGATTTTTTTGGATCAATTGAGTCAGACGGATGCTACTATGGTCGTCGTAAGGTACTTTACACCTAATCATTTTTGGCTTATATGTTTTGATTATGGCCAAATGCTTTCTGGAACTGAAAGGTTTTATGGAGgtattttctttatacttgTGCCTAGGCCCTAGGTTATAGACAGCTTAAAATGTAGGTCTGTTGGTTccagataaaaagaaaaagagctGAGATGTGAGAATTTTGAGGAAGGTAAGAAATAACAAGTCTTTCACGGTAAATCTGAAAATCATGCAATGTCTAAGCATCCACATCATATAAAACGGAGAAAAATCATGGCTTTTGAAGCTTTGGGCTATGAGGGAGACAATTTAGAAAGATTGGCGTTTTGAACTGGGTCACAAGAAAGTTAGATGgtatgattattattttttgtatttaaaagataCTTGTATATTCATGTATTTTGTGTTAGATTTTAGTAATAAgcaatttattcatttatttaatttttgccCCACAAGCAGTAAAAGGCAATATTTAGGAAAGTGACTACAGTTGTCATGCAGAATCCTATGGGGCATGTTGCTGGGATAATGAAGTAATATGGAAGATGAGCTTTGACCTTTTACCTTCTGTGAGAGATCACATGCTTTAACCGTTTTAGGTCTGAGTCTAAGCCGATTGTCATGGTGCTTCAAGGGATCTAGAGTTTCATATTAGCTCAGCAGGAAAGCATGGATGCCATGAATAGAAAAGGCCAGGAGATTCATAATTCCTAGAAAAATTTAGGTAATTGGAAGGAAAAACAAGCCCAAATCCTCTTGTTTGGGTACTCAGAGGAGGACTAAATATTTAAAGGGATGAATTGCAGGTAAAAAGGTCATGGATTGTATAGGCAATATAGACTGTTTGAGTAAAACTTCTAAGCAGTCATAGACTGTTTGAGTAAAACTTTTAAGCAGTCATGAAGGAAATTCAGTAGAGACTGTAAATGGAAAGCTTGTCCAGACTCTAATTTTCATGAGACCATTCTTCATCCAAACTGGTCTTTTCTCCTTTTAAGATTCCCTAACTTAAAATATTCCCTCatgtatattttaatttcaaatttattgactatattttgcttttgaatatttttttgagCTCCCCCTCCCCAAGATATGATGCACAGCCTCCTACCTCCTCTGTAGCagttaattttctttaattaaaagataATGATACCTTTCTTCTTCCGAAACATGGAAACTACTTAGTCAACATGTTATATGAGTCATGAATGATGGGACtttggttatttttctttataacaTACAAGTAACAGTGCAGGCTTTGCccaatttgacaaaaaaattacttgcAGTGCTCTGTGAACTAAAAAGACTTCAATAGATTTTGGcaaacttttctttcttacttATAGATTTGTTATTCTCTCTTTTGAATGAAATGCAGCTTAGCAGGAAGGAAATAGAAGAGATATATGGCACACGGCATATTGGTCGTGATCAAGCCCGGAGACTTGTTGGATTGATGGATTTCTTTTGCTTTAGCGAGGTTAGTTATTTAACTGTCACATTTCCCCAAACTTGtgatagaagaagaaattgatgcATGTATGGGCTGATCTCAACATTCGTGCATTGGAACATTTATATAAGAGACATGTTAGCATGGGcatgttttgaaaaatataaaataaattttgtaaattgGGCAAGTTATGTGGGTGAACTGTATAAATATTAGTGTTTTTTTGGTCGTTATGGGATACGGACATCGTTATGGGCTTGTGAAAGGAGTTGGGACAAGGCACTTACtgttttttcccctttttggTGAGAAAGATGGATATTAGAAGTAGAAACTTAGAGGGCAAGCTATCCCCTGTGGCATATATTCAATCCTAAACCAAACCGCATCTAGGACAACAAAACCTGCCCATAAAACTGAAATACATTACATAGAAGTTGAGTCAATTGCGAATGAAAATTTAGATACCACCACATTCTATTTGTATGATAGAGAGAATGGCTTAACCATAAATACCGATGAAATTGAACCCCACAATGATGTCCTAAAATTGTACTCTGTCCTACAAACCCTGCACTTCCTCACTCCCCATAATTTTCGAAaatccttttgtttctttccaCCCAGGCAGTGGCCATCAAACAACAGTTCTACAACAGTTTTGCTCTTTCCCCCCCTCCAAAAATGCTAAATACTTTTTTCCACAAGAAAGAAATGCACAACTTTGGAATTACCTTCAACACATTAGCTTCCTGAGAAGTTTGTGCCTAAGTTTTAAGGTGACAGGCCAGTGAAGAAACTAGCCGTCTATACTTTCAGCTTCCGTTTTACACATAATTTAGTTCAGAACAATTCTTTTGTCAGAAGTTGTAGGAATATGTTTGTCCCTTCTAACCCATCAATGTTTTGTTTCAATTGTTACTATGTAGGCATGCCTCATTGCAGATATCGTGCAATATTTTGTTGATGCTAAGTTGGAATTTGATGCTTGCTACATCTATCAAGATGTAAATCGTGCAATTCAGCATGTTCACCGTAGTGGTGTGGCTCATAGAGGAATTCTTTCTGACCCCCATAAATATCTTGTAAAAAATGTAAGTCCTGCCACATTTTTTGAGTATGTTCTATAACTTATACTGATATTTCTGGCTGTACATCTAGTCCAATTGTCTAGTTTGATCTCATTATTATTCTTGAGGTGATGGCTCATCCTTATTTgggttaatatttattaggGTCAGCTGTTGCACTTTCTCAAGATGCTCAGGGAGAAGGGAAAGAAACTATTCCTGTTGACTAACTCTCCATATTACTTTGTGGATGGAGGAATGAGGTTTATGTTGGAGGTAGGCCAACTAACTGTGAATTCTACCATCACTACATTTAACAGCTTTGGTCTCACAACTGAAGCCCCTTTCAGACCAATTGGAATGGTTTTGTTATTTGTGAAAAAGTGGATGCTAAATTAAGAGATGTTTTCTGTCCATGAATGTTTTGGCTAACTTGCTATTGTTTTCATCTAGACTTAAGTTTATGGTTTGGGTTTTAAGTTTCCTGAGTTGATTGTGACACTTTCTTAGGATTCCACGGATTTCAGAGACTCCTGGAGGGAACTTTTTGATGTTGTGATTGCTAAAGCTAATAAGCCAGATTTCTACACATCTGAGCATCCCTTCCGGTTTGTATCTTCAACTTGCAAAattattcttcttttccttaatttttcaCATGTGCGATAACAATGGACATGATGCTCTGTGTTGTTTCCTTgtcttcaaactgttttcaatggtgtctttgttttttgccTAAATAAGTTTCATTCTCTTAATCACCCAAGAAAAAAGATAGGCTAATATCTTGTATGGTATCTTGGCCTGCACCTTGATTTCTGGAACTTCCATGCAGTTGCTATGACGCAGAGAAGGACACTTTAGCTTTCACGAAGGTGGATGCATTTCttcctaataaaatatattaccaTGGATGCCTTAAATCCTTCCTTCAAATTACCAAATGGAAGGGACCAGAGGTGctttaatttcatatgatttgttttcaaatttatttcatATAGCTCATACACTTTTGCATGTCATTGATCACCTACACCCCTTTGATAGGTGATATACTTTGGAGATCACCTATTTAGCGACCTTAGGGGGCCTGCAAAAGCTGGTTGGCGCACTGCTGCTATAATCCACGAACTAGAAGTATGTCTTTGTTATACTTTTGAGTGTTGCATTATACTTCCAGAgtatttctttttggttaCTTCAAAGGCCCTTTGTGTTTTGCAGGATGAAATACTTATACAAAATGAGGATGCTTACCGATTGGAACAGGTATTATTATGCAAAGttatcatattaatttttatttttatttttttctgttggtTGGTTTTGTTATAATTCATTTCTTCTTGATGTTGGCATGCATAAACTACTTAATGACTGTATACATTATCTTATCATCTTTAGAGTACTTTTGCCTAGAGTTCTTAATTATGTTAATTTTTACATAAGAACTTTCTTGGaagtctctctgtctctctcacACATCAATTCAAAGGAGAATTCTCCTGTGAGGATAGTGGATTTTAACCATGGATTACAATGTGGATTCAGGTGATGGGTTCAACCTACGTAGCACAATGGTTAAAATTCTCCATGCGCATAACTGAATTCCTACTATTCAAATTTGTGATGTCTTTTTCATGATTCTGAAACTTCTCTCTGGGCACAGGCGAAATTTAATATAGTACAAGAATTGCTTGGTAGATTGCATGCTACTGTAGCTAATAGCCAGAAAAGTGAAGCCTACACATCACTGTTGGAGGAGTTAAATGACTGGAGGCACAAGTCAAGTCATAAGATGAAGAGAATGTTTAATAAGTCTTTTGGAGCCACCTTCCTTACTGACAGAGGTCAAGAATCTGCTTTCGCGTATCATATTCATCAATATGCAGATGTCTATACCAGTAAGCCAGAGAATTTTTTGCTCTATCCTTCTGAAGCATGGCTTCATGTTCCCTTTGATA
The window above is part of the Prunus dulcis chromosome 1, ALMONDv2, whole genome shotgun sequence genome. Proteins encoded here:
- the LOC117614124 gene encoding 5'-nucleotidase domain-containing protein DDB_G0275467 is translated as MACFRRLLPLCSSINRTTFSSSGSGVVQGFRSYGGIASPEQTLLKLEDAETRAGADTLVLDDEIAQIGREFHAAKQSFLRVPEALKAMPKMNPEGIYVNKNLRLDSIQVYGFDYDYTLAHYSSNLQSLIYDLAKEHMVNEFHYPEICMEFKYDPTFPIRGLYYDKLKGCLLKLDFFGSIESDGCYYGRRKLSRKEIEEIYGTRHIGRDQARRLVGLMDFFCFSEACLIADIVQYFVDAKLEFDACYIYQDVNRAIQHVHRSGVAHRGILSDPHKYLVKNGQLLHFLKMLREKGKKLFLLTNSPYYFVDGGMRFMLEDSTDFRDSWRELFDVVIAKANKPDFYTSEHPFRCYDAEKDTLAFTKVDAFLPNKIYYHGCLKSFLQITKWKGPEVIYFGDHLFSDLRGPAKAGWRTAAIIHELEDEILIQNEDAYRLEQAKFNIVQELLGRLHATVANSQKSEAYTSLLEELNDWRHKSSHKMKRMFNKSFGATFLTDRGQESAFAYHIHQYADVYTSKPENFLLYPSEAWLHVPFDIKIMPHHVKVSSSLFKNE